AGTGAGCAAGCTCCTACTCGACAAGTATACGTCACTCGTACCGCTCAAGGCGATCGCACTTTTGCTGGCTTTGGAGACAAGAAAGCAGATCGCTTTGCCGATGCCTATCTGCAAGCTCAACATTTACCCCCAAAATTATTCTTAGAGGCTGAATATTTAGTTTTAGGTACTTTAGAATTAGCTTATCCCCAAACTAGAGCAGCCGTATTTCGCGCTTTAGAATTGGCAGAAGAATATCACCTCAAGATTGTTCTAGATGTTAATTGGCGACCGATGTTTTGGCTCGATGAACAAGAGGCACTGCCTTTGATCGAAGAACTGTGGCAATATGTGGACTTTCTCAAGCTGGCTGAGGAAGAAGCCCAATGGTTGTTTGACACGGCTGATGCAGGGGCAATTTCTGCTCGTCTTAGCTCGGTTGAAGGGGTTCTAGTCAGCAATGGTGATGCTGAAGTTAGCTACTGCATCAGTGACAATGAAGGGACTGTAAAACCAATAAAGGTATCAGTTAAAGATACTACTGGAGCAGGAGATGCTTTTTTGGCTGGCTTTATTCATCAATTGTGTTTGCAAGGTATGCAAAAGCTAAATAGTCCCCAGGTTGCTCAAGAAATCGTGCGCTACGCCTGTGCCGTTGGGGGATTGACTGCTACCAAATCAGGAGCGATCGCTGCTCAACCCAGCGCACAAGAAGTAGAGGCTCTTCTACAAAAAATATAGGCTTGACAGCTAAATAAAAAGGCTTACAAACTAGTAGGTGCAGCAACCTTTAATTTTTCGAGTAATATTCTTTGCAGCCAATACTGCGCCATCGCCATTAATCCCAGACGAGCGATCGCTTTTTGAGGAGTTTCGCGCTTTACCAATCCCAAAAAACGACATTCTGCCAAAAAAACTTCGACTGTTTTAGCCAAATTAAAAGCTAATTTAAGCCAATCGTTTGATTTTGAGGCAAAAGCATCGCTCACCATGAGCAACTGACGCAACAGGCTATATTCTGCTTCTTGGATGAACCATAAGTTTTGCTTTTCATCTAACCAAGATATAGTTTGGGGTTTTTCCAACTGCCAACCTACATGACTAAAACTTTCGTCTTTAAGAGCGATTAATCTTTCTCTAGCTGCTAAACGTAATAGAGAGCAACAACGAGCATGAACATATTGTATAGAAAACAATTCTGCCGTAGTTTGCTCTAACTGATAATTTTCCGAACCAATTGGGGGATAATCTTGACTAGTCTGGCTATTATTCAACAAAGCCAATGATTTCTCTAGCCAGCTTGCCAAAGCTCGATCTAAATAAAAATTGATCCAACCAGAGTTAATTATTTCGACTTTTAACTCTAAATAGGATTCGGACACAAAATTATTTTGCTCAAAAACTGATAAACGTAGCAAATTTTCGGCAATTATTTGTGCAGGAAGTAAAAAGTAGGGAGCTAAGACAAAAGTAATAGGACAGCTATAGGCAATTGACGTTGATTGTGATTTGGAGAAAAACCGCTCCCCCTGGTTTTTTGATAATAATTTCCTATGAGTAGGTTGGAAAAGAACAATTTTGCGCTCAAGGATGGTAGAAATAAATTTAAGATCGAGCTGTACTTTTGTTTGTTGCTGATATAGATCGAGGGTTTGCAGTAATTCTTGTTTTAATAACTTTTTGATCGAAATAGATGTTTTTTCCTTGGTAAATCGAAGTTTAAAAAACTTATGTGAAA
This DNA window, taken from Pleurocapsa sp. FMAR1, encodes the following:
- a CDS encoding DALR anticodon-binding domain-containing protein, which codes for MDNNVSKNTFSHKFFKLRFTKEKTSISIKKLLKQELLQTLDLYQQQTKVQLDLKFISTILERKIVLFQPTHRKLLSKNQGERFFSKSQSTSIAYSCPITFVLAPYFLLPAQIIAENLLRLSVFEQNNFVSESYLELKVEIINSGWINFYLDRALASWLEKSLALLNNSQTSQDYPPIGSENYQLEQTTAELFSIQYVHARCCSLLRLAARERLIALKDESFSHVGWQLEKPQTISWLDEKQNLWFIQEAEYSLLRQLLMVSDAFASKSNDWLKLAFNLAKTVEVFLAECRFLGLVKRETPQKAIARLGLMAMAQYWLQRILLEKLKVAAPTSL
- a CDS encoding carbohydrate kinase family protein, producing MSEVTSWTPYPGGAPANVACALTKLGTPSAFVGCVGKDAEGEELVQLLQSIGVNTSGIQYSEQAPTRQVYVTRTAQGDRTFAGFGDKKADRFADAYLQAQHLPPKLFLEAEYLVLGTLELAYPQTRAAVFRALELAEEYHLKIVLDVNWRPMFWLDEQEALPLIEELWQYVDFLKLAEEEAQWLFDTADAGAISARLSSVEGVLVSNGDAEVSYCISDNEGTVKPIKVSVKDTTGAGDAFLAGFIHQLCLQGMQKLNSPQVAQEIVRYACAVGGLTATKSGAIAAQPSAQEVEALLQKI